In the genome of Cupriavidus taiwanensis, one region contains:
- the glgX gene encoding glycogen debranching protein GlgX, whose translation MTRQFADRLLPGKPFPLGAHWDGLGVNFAVFSAHAWRIDLCLFSDNGRKELARLPLPECTDEIWHGYLPNAALGTLYGYRAHGPYDPAHGHRFNPHKLLLDPYARQLSGPVRWSDALFGYRLQSARGDLTPDRRDSAPTMPKAVVVDESFHWGDDRPPAVPWPATVIYEAHLRGLSMLRDDLLPNLRGTFAALCDPRFVDHLVQLGVTTIELLPVHAILQDRFLLERGLRNYWGYNTLSYFAPEPAYLGTGQLQECKVAMRRLHAAGIEVILDVVYNHTCEGNELGPTVSWRGLDNASYYRLMPGDERHYINDTGCGNTLNLSHPRVLQMVLDSLRYWVHCYHVDGFRFDLGSTLGREGNGFDAGSGFFDALMQDPVLSRVKLISEPWDLGPGGYQLGNHPPGFAEWNDKFRDVSRRFWRGDAGHRGEMAARLAASADLFDRRRRRPWASINFITAHDGFTLADLVSYSAKHNEANGEDNRDGTDDNASANWSPDGSVEGPTDDPDILQRRSRVAQALMATLLLAQGTPMLTAGDEWGRSQGGNNNAYCQDNELSWLDWKQAQAPGAQPMQQMVRRLLALRRRLHALSGDRFAHGREEPAPGIADIAWFDTDGKPPTPEEWADPEIRTLALRRAAAPPQPERPMLASLAQAAPGDARAVQVTLLLLNAGDSDATFQLPEPVLPWAVLFDSSRPDASDAELAGAQVNASQAVAAHSLVLLAAQAPTPPEDHA comes from the coding sequence ATGACGCGCCAGTTCGCCGACCGGCTGCTGCCCGGCAAGCCGTTTCCGCTGGGGGCCCACTGGGACGGGCTGGGAGTCAATTTCGCGGTGTTCTCGGCGCACGCCTGGCGCATCGACCTGTGCCTGTTCTCCGACAACGGCCGCAAGGAACTGGCCCGGCTGCCGTTGCCGGAATGCACCGACGAGATCTGGCATGGCTACCTGCCCAACGCGGCGCTGGGCACGCTGTACGGCTATCGCGCGCACGGCCCTTACGATCCCGCCCACGGGCACCGCTTCAACCCGCACAAGCTGCTGCTGGACCCGTATGCGCGCCAGCTGAGCGGCCCGGTGCGCTGGTCCGACGCGCTGTTCGGCTACCGGCTGCAGAGCGCGCGCGGCGACCTCACGCCGGACCGCCGCGACAGCGCGCCGACCATGCCCAAGGCGGTGGTGGTGGACGAGAGCTTCCACTGGGGCGACGACCGGCCGCCGGCGGTGCCCTGGCCAGCCACCGTGATCTACGAGGCCCACCTGCGCGGCCTGTCGATGCTGCGCGACGACCTGCTGCCCAACCTGCGCGGCACCTTCGCCGCGCTGTGCGATCCGCGCTTTGTCGACCACCTGGTGCAGCTGGGCGTGACCACCATCGAACTGCTGCCGGTGCATGCCATCCTGCAGGACCGCTTCCTGCTGGAGCGCGGCCTGCGCAACTACTGGGGCTACAACACGCTGTCGTACTTCGCCCCCGAGCCGGCCTACCTCGGCACCGGGCAACTGCAGGAATGCAAGGTGGCGATGCGGCGCCTGCATGCCGCCGGCATCGAAGTGATCCTGGACGTGGTCTACAACCACACCTGCGAAGGCAACGAGCTGGGGCCGACGGTGTCCTGGCGCGGACTCGACAACGCCAGCTACTACCGGCTGATGCCCGGTGACGAGCGCCACTACATCAACGACACCGGCTGCGGCAACACGCTCAACCTGTCGCACCCGCGCGTGCTGCAGATGGTGCTGGATTCGCTGCGCTACTGGGTGCATTGCTATCACGTCGACGGCTTTCGCTTCGACCTGGGCAGCACGCTCGGGCGCGAAGGCAACGGCTTCGACGCGGGCTCCGGCTTCTTCGACGCGCTGATGCAGGATCCGGTGCTGAGCCGGGTCAAGCTGATCTCCGAGCCCTGGGACCTGGGCCCGGGCGGCTATCAGCTGGGCAACCATCCGCCCGGCTTTGCCGAGTGGAACGACAAGTTCCGCGACGTCAGCCGCCGCTTCTGGCGCGGCGACGCCGGGCACCGCGGCGAGATGGCGGCGCGGCTGGCGGCCTCGGCCGACCTGTTCGACCGCCGCCGCCGGCGCCCGTGGGCCAGCATCAACTTCATCACCGCGCACGATGGCTTCACCCTGGCCGACCTGGTCAGCTACAGCGCCAAGCACAACGAGGCCAACGGCGAAGACAACCGCGACGGCACCGACGACAACGCCAGCGCCAACTGGAGCCCGGACGGCAGCGTCGAAGGGCCCACCGACGACCCCGACATCCTGCAGCGCCGCAGCCGCGTGGCGCAGGCGCTGATGGCCACGCTGCTGCTGGCGCAAGGCACGCCGATGCTGACCGCCGGCGACGAATGGGGCCGCAGCCAGGGCGGCAACAACAACGCCTACTGCCAGGACAACGAGCTGTCGTGGCTGGACTGGAAGCAGGCCCAGGCACCCGGCGCGCAGCCGATGCAGCAGATGGTGCGCCGGCTGCTGGCGCTGCGGCGCAGGCTCCATGCGCTGAGCGGCGACCGCTTTGCCCACGGGCGCGAGGAACCGGCGCCGGGCATTGCCGACATCGCCTGGTTCGACACCGACGGCAAGCCGCCGACGCCCGAGGAATGGGCCGATCCGGAGATCCGCACGCTGGCGCTGCGGCGCGCCGCCGCCCCGCCGCAGCCGGAACGCCCGATGCTGGCTTCGCTGGCGCAGGCCGCGCCAGGCGATGCGCGCGCGGTGCAGGTAACCCTGCTGCTGCTCAACGCCGGCGACAGCGATGCCACCTTCCAGCTGCCCGAGCCCGTGCTGCCGTGGGCCGTGCTGTTCGACAGCAGCCGGCCCGACGCTAGCGACGCCGAGCTGGCTGGCGCGCAGGTGAACGCGTCCCAGGCGGTCGCCGCCCACTCGCTGGTGCTGCTGGCCGCGCAGGCCCCCACGCCACCGGAGGACCACGCATGA
- the glgB gene encoding 1,4-alpha-glucan branching protein GlgB, whose protein sequence is MSPPASTGGTGATTSAGKQAGQLPGHELDALLGGRHPDPFGVLGPHPDGDGTLVRACLPGAASVQLADAGGAPLAEMERLHGGGVFAARLPGGTGSGNGAAAYRLRVQWSDGTEQCSADPYAFGLLLGELDLHLIAEGRHFELGACLGAQCQRVDGIDGVRFAVWAPNARRVSVIADFNGWHPARHPMRLRHPSGIWELFVPAALGAQPGSRYKYDLLDPHGTELPDKADPLALAAEPPPATASVVTGPGQGAPPFTWHDDDWMARRRERDPYRTPMSVYEVHVLSWLRAANDAQHGWNILADRLVPYVQELGFTHIELLPITEHPFGGSWGYQPLSLYAPTARLGPPQAFAAFIDRCHQAGIGVILDWVPAHFPTDPHGLAQFDGTALYEHQDPREGFHQDWNTLIYNLGRNEVRGFLLAGALHWLEHFHADGLRVDAVASMLYRDYSREPGQWVPNRFGGRENLEAVDFLRELNAVVHERCPGALTIAEESTAWPGVTASVASGGLGFDFKWNMGWMHDTLHYLAHEPIHRAWHHQNMTFGLVYAWSEAFVLPLSHDEVVHGKGSMIGKVPGDEWQRFAGLRAYYGFMWAHPGKKLLFMGGELAQWQEWNHDAELDWPLLDQPLHRGMHTLVRDLNRLYRELPALHALDHSPEGFQWVVGDDNHNSVFAWLRRAGADSREVVLAVVNMTPVPRQGYRVGVPCAGTWRECLNTDAAIYGGSNVGNGGAVMAIDVPSHGQPASLALTLPPLATLVLRFDQGDGSEGAAT, encoded by the coding sequence ATGAGCCCCCCCGCCAGCACCGGCGGCACTGGCGCCACCACGAGCGCCGGCAAGCAGGCGGGGCAGCTGCCCGGCCATGAACTCGATGCCCTGCTGGGCGGCCGCCATCCCGATCCGTTCGGCGTGCTGGGACCGCATCCGGATGGCGACGGCACCCTGGTGCGCGCCTGCCTGCCCGGGGCGGCGTCCGTGCAGCTGGCCGATGCCGGCGGCGCGCCGCTGGCGGAAATGGAGCGGCTGCATGGCGGCGGCGTGTTCGCCGCCCGGCTGCCGGGCGGCACCGGCAGCGGCAACGGCGCCGCGGCTTACCGCCTGCGCGTGCAATGGTCCGACGGCACTGAGCAGTGCAGCGCCGACCCCTACGCCTTCGGCCTGCTGCTGGGCGAACTGGACCTGCACCTGATCGCCGAGGGCCGGCACTTCGAGCTGGGCGCCTGCCTGGGCGCGCAATGCCAGCGCGTCGACGGCATCGACGGCGTGCGCTTCGCGGTGTGGGCGCCCAATGCGCGGCGGGTCTCGGTGATCGCCGACTTCAACGGCTGGCACCCGGCGCGGCATCCGATGCGGCTGCGCCATCCCAGCGGCATCTGGGAGCTGTTCGTCCCCGCCGCGCTGGGGGCGCAGCCAGGCAGCCGCTACAAGTACGACCTGCTCGACCCGCATGGCACCGAGCTGCCCGACAAGGCCGACCCGCTGGCGCTGGCCGCCGAGCCGCCGCCCGCCACCGCGTCGGTCGTGACCGGTCCCGGCCAGGGCGCGCCGCCGTTCACCTGGCACGATGACGACTGGATGGCGCGCCGCCGGGAACGCGACCCGTACCGCACGCCGATGTCGGTCTACGAGGTCCACGTGCTGTCGTGGCTGCGCGCGGCCAACGACGCGCAGCACGGCTGGAACATCCTCGCCGACCGGCTGGTGCCCTACGTGCAGGAGCTGGGCTTCACCCATATCGAGCTGCTGCCCATCACCGAGCACCCGTTCGGCGGCTCGTGGGGCTACCAGCCGCTGTCGCTGTACGCGCCCACCGCGCGGCTGGGACCGCCGCAGGCCTTTGCCGCCTTTATCGACCGCTGCCACCAGGCCGGCATCGGCGTGATCCTGGACTGGGTGCCGGCGCACTTCCCCACCGATCCGCACGGGCTGGCGCAGTTCGACGGCACCGCGCTGTACGAGCACCAGGACCCGCGCGAAGGCTTCCACCAGGACTGGAACACGCTGATCTACAACCTGGGCCGCAACGAAGTGCGCGGCTTCCTGCTGGCCGGCGCGCTGCACTGGCTCGAGCACTTCCACGCCGACGGCCTGCGCGTCGACGCGGTGGCCTCCATGCTTTACCGGGACTACAGCCGCGAGCCCGGCCAGTGGGTGCCGAACCGTTTCGGCGGCCGCGAGAACCTTGAGGCGGTGGACTTCCTGCGCGAACTCAACGCGGTGGTCCATGAACGCTGCCCGGGCGCGCTGACCATCGCCGAAGAGTCCACCGCGTGGCCCGGCGTGACCGCCAGCGTGGCCAGCGGCGGACTCGGCTTCGACTTCAAATGGAATATGGGCTGGATGCACGACACCCTGCACTACCTGGCTCATGAGCCGATCCACCGCGCCTGGCACCACCAGAACATGACCTTCGGCCTGGTCTATGCCTGGTCCGAAGCCTTCGTGCTGCCGCTGTCGCACGATGAGGTGGTGCACGGCAAAGGCTCGATGATCGGCAAGGTGCCGGGCGACGAGTGGCAGCGCTTTGCCGGCCTGCGCGCCTATTACGGCTTCATGTGGGCGCATCCCGGCAAGAAGCTGCTGTTCATGGGCGGCGAGCTGGCGCAGTGGCAGGAATGGAACCACGACGCCGAACTCGACTGGCCGCTGCTGGACCAGCCCCTGCACCGCGGCATGCACACGCTGGTGCGCGACCTGAACCGGCTCTATCGCGAACTGCCCGCGCTGCACGCGCTTGACCACAGTCCCGAAGGCTTCCAGTGGGTGGTCGGCGACGACAACCACAACAGCGTGTTCGCATGGCTGCGCCGCGCGGGAGCGGACAGTCGCGAAGTGGTGCTGGCGGTGGTCAACATGACGCCGGTGCCGCGCCAGGGCTACCGTGTCGGCGTGCCCTGTGCCGGCACGTGGCGGGAATGCCTGAATACCGATGCCGCGATCTATGGCGGCAGCAACGTCGGCAACGGCGGCGCCGTGATGGCCATCGACGTGCCTTCGCACGGGCAGCCGGCTTCGCTGGCGCTGACGCTGCCGCCGCTGGCCACGCTGGTGCTGCGCTTCGACCAGGGTGACGGCAGCGAAGGCGCCGCGACATGA
- a CDS encoding glycogen/starch/alpha-glucan phosphorylase encodes MNEAIRPEHADDTRTALSGASLRQAFLDHLFHTQGKLPGHASENDLYQAAAHTVRDRLVQRWISTAEAYLGQPSRTVAYLSAEFLMGPHLGNNLINLGIFEEVCEAMEEAGLDLARILDQEVEPGLGNGGLGRLAACFMDSLATMEIPALGYGIRYEYGIFQQTIMDGMQVEKTDTWLRNGNPWEIQRSEWAVQVRLGGHTEHYTDDRGHYRVRWVPAKTVVGVPFDSPILGYRVNTVNTLRLWRADATEAFDFHTFNRGDYLGAVSKKVTSENLTKVLYPNDETTQGKELRLEQQYFFVACSLQDMLRLLAVDGIPVTRFHEKFAVQLNDTHPAVGIAELMRLLVDEHDLPWNEAWHITQNAFAYTNHTLLPEALEQWPLPLFGRVLPRHLEIILEINARFLDEVRIRFYGDESRLARLSLIDEHGQRHVRMANLACVGSHAVNGVAELHSRLMREDVLKDFYEMWPEKFTSITNGVTPRRWLALSNPRLTRLVSDAIGDGWISDLEQLRALEPYADDAGFRDSWQSARLANKTDLAQLVRDTTGVVIDPSSMFDVMVKRIHEYKRQHLAVLHVIALYHRIKSDPGAQVQPRTFLFGGKAAPGYAYAKLMIRFITSVADVVNRDPQVRDRLKVVFLPNFNVTYGQRIYPAADLAEQISLAGKEASGTGNMKFAMNGALNIGTMDGANIELREAVGHDNFFPFGLTAPEVYALRDSGYDPAAYYHSNPQLRAVIDLVQQGFFSRGEPGLFRPLFEPQQGHDPYLLMADFAAYIDCQQQVSAAYADQARWQRMSVLSCARSGRFSSDRAIREYCERVWHVGPVPVRLLHRASGAPWQVEAGASGPRAA; translated from the coding sequence ATGAACGAAGCCATCCGGCCCGAGCATGCCGATGACACCCGCACCGCACTGTCCGGCGCCAGCCTGCGCCAGGCCTTTCTCGACCACCTGTTCCATACCCAGGGCAAGCTGCCCGGCCACGCCAGCGAGAACGACCTTTACCAGGCCGCCGCGCATACCGTGCGCGACCGCCTGGTGCAGCGCTGGATCAGCACCGCCGAAGCCTACCTGGGCCAGCCCTCGCGCACGGTGGCCTACCTGTCCGCCGAATTCCTGATGGGCCCGCACCTGGGCAACAACCTGATCAACCTGGGCATCTTCGAAGAGGTCTGCGAGGCCATGGAGGAGGCCGGCCTCGACCTTGCCCGCATCCTCGACCAGGAAGTCGAGCCGGGGCTGGGCAACGGCGGCCTGGGCCGGCTGGCGGCGTGCTTCATGGATTCGCTGGCGACGATGGAGATTCCCGCGCTGGGCTACGGCATCCGCTACGAGTACGGCATCTTCCAGCAGACCATCATGGACGGCATGCAGGTCGAAAAGACCGATACCTGGCTGCGCAACGGCAACCCGTGGGAAATCCAGCGCTCGGAATGGGCGGTGCAGGTGCGCCTGGGCGGGCACACCGAGCACTACACCGACGACCGCGGCCACTACCGTGTGCGCTGGGTGCCGGCCAAGACCGTGGTCGGCGTGCCGTTCGATTCGCCGATCCTGGGCTACCGCGTCAACACCGTGAACACGCTGCGACTGTGGCGCGCGGACGCAACCGAGGCGTTCGACTTCCACACCTTCAACCGCGGCGACTACCTTGGCGCCGTCAGCAAGAAGGTGACCTCCGAGAACCTGACCAAGGTGCTCTACCCCAACGACGAAACCACGCAGGGCAAGGAACTGCGGCTCGAGCAGCAGTATTTCTTCGTTGCCTGCTCGCTGCAGGACATGCTGCGGCTGCTCGCGGTCGACGGCATCCCGGTGACGCGCTTCCACGAGAAGTTCGCGGTGCAGCTCAATGACACCCACCCCGCCGTGGGCATTGCCGAACTGATGCGGCTGCTGGTCGACGAGCACGACCTGCCCTGGAACGAGGCCTGGCACATCACCCAGAACGCCTTCGCCTACACCAACCACACGCTGCTGCCCGAGGCGCTGGAGCAGTGGCCGCTGCCGCTGTTCGGGCGGGTGCTGCCGCGCCACCTCGAGATCATCCTGGAGATCAACGCGCGCTTCCTGGACGAGGTGCGGATCCGCTTCTACGGCGACGAATCGCGGCTGGCGCGGCTGTCGCTGATCGACGAGCATGGCCAGCGGCATGTGCGCATGGCCAACCTGGCGTGCGTCGGCAGCCATGCCGTCAATGGCGTGGCCGAGCTGCACTCGCGCCTGATGCGCGAGGATGTGCTCAAGGACTTCTACGAGATGTGGCCCGAGAAGTTCACCAGCATCACCAACGGCGTGACGCCGCGGCGCTGGCTGGCGCTGTCCAACCCGCGCCTGACGCGGCTGGTATCGGACGCGATCGGCGATGGCTGGATCTCGGACCTCGAGCAGCTGCGCGCGCTGGAGCCCTATGCCGACGACGCCGGCTTCCGCGACTCGTGGCAGTCCGCGCGGCTGGCCAACAAGACCGACCTGGCGCAACTGGTGCGCGACACCACCGGCGTGGTGATCGACCCGTCGTCAATGTTCGACGTGATGGTCAAGCGCATCCACGAATACAAGCGCCAGCACCTGGCGGTGCTGCATGTGATTGCGCTGTACCACCGCATCAAGTCCGACCCGGGCGCGCAGGTCCAGCCGCGCACCTTCCTGTTCGGCGGCAAGGCCGCGCCCGGCTACGCCTATGCCAAGCTGATGATCCGCTTCATCACCTCGGTGGCCGACGTGGTCAACCGCGACCCGCAGGTGCGCGACCGGCTCAAGGTGGTGTTCCTGCCCAACTTCAACGTCACCTACGGCCAGCGCATCTACCCGGCGGCGGACCTGGCCGAGCAGATCTCGCTGGCCGGCAAGGAAGCCTCGGGCACCGGCAACATGAAGTTCGCGATGAACGGCGCGCTGAACATCGGCACCATGGACGGCGCCAATATCGAACTGCGCGAAGCGGTGGGCCATGACAACTTCTTCCCGTTCGGCCTGACCGCGCCCGAGGTCTATGCGCTGCGCGACAGCGGCTACGACCCGGCGGCGTATTACCACAGCAACCCGCAGCTGCGCGCGGTGATCGACCTGGTGCAGCAGGGCTTCTTCTCGCGCGGCGAGCCCGGCCTGTTCCGCCCGTTGTTCGAGCCGCAGCAAGGGCACGACCCCTACCTGCTGATGGCGGATTTCGCCGCCTATATCGATTGCCAGCAGCAGGTGTCGGCCGCGTATGCCGACCAGGCCCGCTGGCAGCGCATGTCGGTGCTGTCGTGCGCGCGCTCGGGGCGCTTTTCGTCGGACCGGGCCATCCGCGAATACTGCGAGCGCGTCTGGCATGTCGGGCCGGTGCCGGTGCGGCTGCTGCACCGCGCCAGCGGCGCGCCCTGGCAGGTGGAAGCGGGCGCGAGCGGGCCGCGCGCGGCCTGA
- the malQ gene encoding 4-alpha-glucanotransferase, with product MSRAGAPSPLQALALRAGLQPHWTDAWDQPREVGDAALRRVLEGLGLPCGSPGQCAASHAWLAADDAAHALPPLLTAERGQPVAVPWPHTVPQRAYRVTLEDGAIIAGTAVRGAGADATLMQLPAIDVCGYHRLDLGDAHATLAVAPRRCYGVADALRHAGRAKESNGEGARTPPWGLAVQLYSLRRGAPCGMGDLTALAEGCASAARAGADAIAINPLHAPFAALPERYSPYAPSSRLFLNPLYADPATVFGQAAVDAAIAGLGAGDTLQALDARGEIDWIALAPLRYAILRWLWQRRETLLPRAALDSYAAFRARGGTALHAHACYEAIQACRLGDSANGNHQQAAPDWRCWPVTLRSPAAAAVAAFAQANADEVGFHAFLQWLADDGLARAQRAARDAGMAIGIIRDLAVGADPGGSQAWTRQPETLANFHAGAPPDLYNPLGQDWGVAVFSPRGLRRHGYAAFLEMLRANLSHAGGLRIDHVLGLARMWLVPAGAPASDGAYLRYPLQDLLRLVALESWRHRAIIIGENLGTVPPELNAALSARGVLGIDVLWFQREAQAQDIAQDQAQDEATEEAGDPAGQEAQPAAFLPPQDWPADAVATTTTHDLPTVAGWWAGQDLAWRDRLQLLAPGETLAQAQAGRARERGALWQALCNAGLCSGAVPAPDHAPLDAVLAWLGTARTAMRLLPVEDLLGLAEQPNLPGTTSGHPNWQRRLDTEVRAWFGTPALRARADAWRGIRPGARHPPEQP from the coding sequence ATGAGCCGCGCTGGCGCGCCCTCGCCGCTGCAGGCGCTGGCGCTGCGCGCCGGACTGCAGCCGCACTGGACCGATGCCTGGGACCAGCCGCGCGAGGTCGGCGACGCGGCCTTGCGGCGCGTGCTGGAAGGACTGGGCCTGCCGTGCGGCAGCCCCGGCCAGTGCGCCGCCTCGCATGCGTGGCTGGCCGCCGACGACGCGGCGCATGCGCTGCCGCCGCTGCTGACTGCGGAGCGCGGCCAGCCGGTCGCGGTGCCGTGGCCGCATACCGTGCCGCAGCGGGCCTACCGGGTGACGCTGGAAGACGGCGCGATCATCGCCGGCACCGCGGTGCGCGGCGCGGGTGCCGACGCCACGCTGATGCAATTGCCCGCCATCGACGTCTGCGGCTACCACCGGCTGGACCTCGGCGATGCCCATGCCACGCTGGCGGTGGCGCCGCGGCGCTGCTACGGCGTCGCCGACGCGCTGCGGCATGCCGGCCGGGCCAAGGAGAGCAACGGCGAAGGCGCGCGCACGCCACCATGGGGCCTGGCGGTGCAGCTCTACAGCCTGCGCCGCGGCGCGCCGTGCGGCATGGGAGACCTGACCGCGCTGGCCGAAGGCTGCGCCAGCGCCGCGCGCGCCGGCGCGGACGCCATCGCCATCAACCCGCTGCATGCGCCCTTCGCCGCGCTGCCCGAGCGCTACAGCCCGTATGCGCCGTCCAGCCGGCTGTTCCTGAACCCGCTCTATGCCGACCCGGCCACGGTGTTCGGCCAGGCCGCGGTGGACGCCGCCATCGCCGGACTGGGCGCGGGCGACACGCTGCAGGCGCTCGACGCCCGCGGCGAGATCGACTGGATCGCGCTGGCGCCGCTGCGCTACGCCATCCTGCGCTGGCTTTGGCAGCGGCGCGAGACCCTGCTGCCGCGGGCGGCGCTGGACAGCTATGCCGCCTTCCGCGCGCGCGGCGGCACCGCGCTGCATGCACATGCCTGCTATGAGGCAATCCAGGCCTGCCGGCTCGGCGACAGCGCCAACGGCAACCACCAGCAGGCCGCGCCGGACTGGCGCTGCTGGCCGGTCACGCTGCGCTCCCCGGCCGCTGCAGCGGTGGCCGCCTTCGCGCAGGCTAACGCAGACGAGGTGGGCTTCCACGCCTTCCTGCAATGGCTGGCCGACGATGGCCTGGCGCGGGCGCAGCGCGCGGCGCGGGACGCCGGCATGGCCATCGGCATCATCCGCGACCTTGCCGTCGGCGCCGACCCCGGCGGCAGCCAGGCCTGGACGCGACAGCCGGAAACCCTGGCCAACTTCCATGCCGGCGCGCCGCCGGACCTGTACAACCCGCTCGGGCAGGACTGGGGCGTGGCGGTGTTCTCGCCGCGCGGGCTGCGCCGGCACGGCTACGCGGCGTTCCTGGAGATGCTGCGCGCCAACCTGTCGCACGCCGGCGGACTGCGCATCGACCACGTGCTGGGCCTGGCGCGCATGTGGCTGGTGCCGGCCGGCGCGCCTGCCAGCGACGGCGCCTACCTGCGCTATCCGCTGCAGGACTTGCTGCGGCTGGTGGCGCTGGAGTCGTGGCGCCATCGCGCCATCATCATCGGCGAGAACCTCGGCACGGTGCCGCCCGAGCTGAATGCGGCGCTGTCGGCGCGCGGCGTGCTGGGCATCGACGTGCTGTGGTTCCAGCGCGAGGCGCAGGCGCAGGACATTGCGCAGGACCAGGCTCAGGACGAGGCCACCGAAGAAGCCGGCGACCCGGCCGGCCAGGAAGCGCAGCCAGCGGCCTTCCTGCCACCGCAAGACTGGCCCGCCGATGCCGTCGCCACCACCACCACGCACGACCTGCCCACCGTCGCCGGCTGGTGGGCCGGCCAGGACCTGGCGTGGCGCGACCGGCTGCAGCTGCTGGCGCCCGGCGAAACCCTGGCGCAGGCCCAGGCTGGCCGCGCGCGCGAGCGTGGAGCGCTCTGGCAGGCCTTGTGCAATGCCGGGCTATGCAGCGGCGCCGTGCCCGCGCCCGACCACGCCCCGCTGGACGCGGTGCTGGCCTGGCTGGGCACGGCGCGCACCGCGATGCGGCTGCTGCCGGTGGAAGACCTGCTCGGCCTGGCCGAGCAGCCCAACCTGCCCGGCACCACCAGCGGCCATCCCAACTGGCAGCGCCGGCTCGATACCGAGGTGCGTGCGTGGTTCGGCACCCCGGCGCTGCGCGCGCGCGCCGACGCATGGCGAGGCATCCGCCCCGGCGCACGCCATCCGCCGGAGCAGCCATGA